CAGcagcattcatttaaaatacactTTAGCTGATTGTTTGCTCTAAATCATCGTATGCGCCAGACCCGGGTCATGAAAAGCACCGAACACCAAACGGTGATTTGTGTCTTCATTTGTGGACAAAACCAAAATTCAGCCCATTTAGATTTTGTTAATTAGCTGCTGAGGTCAATCAAGTATGTTAAATGAGGCAAGAAGACAAAGCTTCTTTACTTTAAATGAACTCGCAGCAACTGGGTGGAGATGATGATCATGATTTACGTCACGTGTCAGTTTTAAAAAGTGATGGACGCCAAACGCTGTTCAGCAAAATCTGGAAGAAAATAATCAGGGTTGTGGGATGAAGCCTGAGGTGTTTTGTTCCTTTTACGCCACAGTAATTAGAAAAGTCgaacgtttttatttattacagaacgACCCTACGGAATTTCGTTAAATCCGTTAAAATATACAGCAATGAAAATTTAATGTGAACTTGCTCATGACGGAAAATTGCCGCCGatgctggagactccttccgtgaTTGTTACGTATAGCCGAGAACTGGGAATTGTGAGTTTGGATGGTAAATATACCAAACCTTTGAGCATTTGTAATGGCAGTTCTCTGGAACCTACTCCAAAATTCATCAAGCTTAATgcttataataattaaaacctAGGATTGGTCAGTTGTACAGAAACACTTCCAAAGTAACGAATGCTCtctggaagccccgccccctttccTCCATCTCACACTGGTCATATTTGCACCTGAATAAATATCAGTGAAGTTTTTATAGTAAGACTTCCTGTTATTCAAGATATATAGAGTCCATGcgaattagctgttactatagaaacgtaTATATCCTACACTCAacgagcactttattaggaacacctacacgttcatgcaattatctaatcagccaatcgtgtggcagcagcacaatgtatACAGTCAGGTAGATACGGATTAAGAGCTTCGGTTACGTCGAGGTGATTGACAGCTCTGTGAGTGGAAACCGAAGCGATCAGAGGAAAAGTGCCCGATTGGTTCAAGCCTACTGGAAGCACAGAGAGCACAGGAGCCAAAATAGACAGATTGGAAAAAGATCAAgcgaatctaatctaaactcttACGTTAGTGAGTTTGTCCCTAACAGCCTCCGATTTCGGTGTTGTAGCTTTACCCGGCGTCCGGTTTAACGTGTCGTGTTTTCCGAAACGCTTTTCTACTCAACACGTTTGTAAAGAgagattatttgagttacttgATTCTTCCTGTTTGAAAAAATCTGGTCTTTTTTCCCTCAGATTTTGTGCAAATCTCATGAGATGAACAGTTTGTGAAATCCTCAAACCAGCCCGTCTGGCACCAGCCAGCACGCCACGTGACGTGCTTGTTGATTCTGTCTGCATGATTAAATGCGTTGAAATGCTGCCAGACGACTGGCtgataacttaaaaaaaaaaaaaacccggtTGCACAAATGATCAGGGTTTCCTAATAAACTGTCAGAACTACTCCGAGCTGCCGTTTTTcatcagcaccttctgaccaaccAGAATCACCCTCGCCGTGATGGTTAGCGCTTATCGTCATACGGCAGCGCTAGGATTAGTACTCGCAGTTCATTCACCACTCAGCTCAATGTCTCACAAACTCAAAAGGCAGAATATCATGGTTGTAATACTGAACAGTAGATCTGAGTAGCGGCGGAGGAAAATATACGCACAGACAGACTGCGAATCGATAATAATTATGCAGGGTGGTACCACAAATCACTTCAGTAGacgctactttttttttacagatctgTTTAAGTGCTTTGCCCTTGGGAAAGCCAGTTTACTCCAGACTGATGACATCACTACCAGCGCTAGACCTTTGATATGCAGCGCGTGAACGCCGCCAAAAGCACGACGTCGAACAATCCTAGCGATTCTTAAAATATAGCTGCTTGGCAAACGTTCAGTGTAATTACATTATATAGGGAAGGAAGTCTCTCAGACAAATAGCTCCTTGCTCTTGAAATTGAATTGCGTCCAGATCTCCACGACATTTCATGAATGAGTGGATGGATGACTCCAAGCTTTACCTTTTATGAATGAGCTCATCGTACGCACAATTATACGCTCGTCGTAGAATCCAAAATTATGTTTTTCAAACGTCGTCACGTTTGCAATTCTTGCCGTAAGACACAACACAATATCTGCGACTTTACCGAAAGGACGGTGCGTTCGGACgcgtttttattatttatttctttttgtgcCTGGTCAGTATCAGGTGCCTGCTGAGACAGAAGAACCTAATGCTGTGTTAAAAGCAGTCTGTGCTCGTATGAGTCAGTAATTGCTGCACTGAGAGAGAAATTTCGGGTCACGCTACCAAGCAGACGGGTCACATTTGCGCTCTGACCTCCATTAGAACTTTGACTCCACAACCTTACACACTTTCTAGATCCCCGTCTTCCAGCTCCCAGATTCTGTGGCAGGGTCGAGATGGAAACTTTTTTACCATTAAATGGAacgcataaataaataaatatagggACGCTAGAGTCTTTAAATGAAATCGATCCCACTCTGTCttcgtgtctgtctgtctgaacaCGGTTAGCAAGCATCACAATTATTCTACACATAATacagagagacggagagcgAGAAGCTAACCGAGGCGAAAGAATAATTGGAGAACACGCATTCTTTTTGGTTGAGTGCAAGAAAGTCAGTCATGTGTCTATTTAAAGCTTGGAGTCCTACAGAGACAGAAATGTGTTTGCACTGACAGGGAACAGGATTAGTTACGATCCTCTAACCGCGTCCTAAAtgacatactacacactacacacactacacactaactctGCAGTATGAAGGACGTGTATTTTGTGTTCCTCTGATCTATGTGTCTTATTTGGGGCCGCAGGACTACAAAGACACGCTACAGACGCAGGTGCTCGAGGCTGCAGGAAGCAAAAAGATGGAGTTCGGGGCCGAACTGTCCGAGCGTCATCTCAGAGACTTTCAGGAAGAACAGATCGGGCAGCTTTACGAGCTGATGCTGGAATCCACCAAACCCACACGGCAGTTCGACATCCAGGAGGACGGGCCACCGAAATGATCAGACGTCCTACTATGATTTACCTACTGTCTGTACATTAAgaattgtaataatataattatacattacCTTGATTGCACTGAACTATTTGTGCTTTTTGACCCGGCTTGTTTTTCTCCCCCACGTCTAAGAACGCGACGGTTCCTTCACGAGCACGGTTATCTTTCAGAAAAAATTCACAGACAGGATCCAAGTTAAACGTCTTCTCAGGAGGCACTCACCCTTCTCCAAGCATGCAAATCTAAATCACAAATCAATAAAGCCTCCTTTCTTTAAATTCGATTAGAGACTTCCAGAAGGAGAAAACCTCGTTATCCAGCAAGTGATTTTGTTGATATATCTGACAGACCCTCGGTGTTCTGTGCGCCTTAGATGAACTCGTCTAACATCACCCACGGAAATCAGAGTCCGGTGATAACAAGCTTGCCTTAGGTTCAGTGTCtgcatgtaatgtaatgtaacctAATGTATAAGAGAGCTACTTGACACACTAATTATCATTCGTACCAACCTTACATCACATGGATTTTACTGACAGCAGAGCAACCTGATGTGATCTTCTGCTTTCGGAGATCACCTCATGTTTTGACGTGGTTTgatgttctgagatgcttttccgctcaccacggttgtaaaAACTGATTATTCCAGATACTCTAACCTTCCTGTCATCTAGATCCAGTCTGGTGCTCACATCTCTGTCATGAACAATGCATTTCACAGCAAGTCAACACAAGTAGGTTTCTCCAGGAACACGGTGCATCACAGAAGAGTACATTTACCACACACAGGGCAAATACACAGGGCAAATTCACAGggcaataaacacacaggacaatataaacagcacaataaacacacagcacaatatacacacagcacagtaaacacacagcacaatatacacacagcacaataaacacacagcacaataaacacacaggacaaccaaaacacagggcaaacacacagcacaataaacacacaggacaaccaaaacacagggcaaacacacagcacaataaacacacaggacaaccaaaacacagggcaaacacacagcacaataaacacacaggacaaccaaaacacagggcaaacacacagcacaataaacacacaggacaaccaaaacacagggcaaacacacagcacaataaacacacagcacaatatacacacagggcaaacacacagcacaatatacacacagggcaaacacacagcacaatatacacacagggcaaacacacagcacaataaacacacagcacaataaacacagtacaataaacacacagcacaatatatgcagcaaaataaacacaaaggacaataaacacacaggaaaatAAACACAGGACAATAAAGACAGAGCACAATAAACACATAGGACAATAAACACAGGAAAATGTAATACACgagacaataaacacacaagacaCTTGATACACAGGACAATGAACACAGGACAATTAAAACAAGACAATATACAAGTACAcaagacatacacacaggacaataaacacacaggacaaTTAATACATGGGACaatatacacaagacaatcaacACAATGTACAATAAACACAGGGCAATAAACACagtacaataaacacacagggcAATAAACACAGtacaataaacacagtaaaataaacacacacagggcaatAAACATACAGGACAATTAATAAaccacagaataaataaatgggacaacaaacacaataaaaatacacaaggCAGTTAATACCCAGGGCagtacacacaaaataatacacagacagacaataaacacacaagacaaacgCACCATGAGCATGTTACTGTTTTACTTTGTTTAAGCCTGATATTAGAAACGAAGGACATGGATCACGACTCTAAAGGTTAGTCCAATATCCGAAAAGTAAGAAACTATCAGCAGgagaagaaacaagaaaaagaaaaaccaacaTCTTGGGTCCACAACTGACAAATCAATTCCCCACATTGTCACAGTCCATTAGAAAGCAGCGCCTCGTCTTATTGAAGAAAACCAGGCTTGATTCACACACCTGGGCACAACAGACAACCATCTGACTAATTTACAGTGACATCGAAATGATTACAGGTAAAACAAATCCTTTGAATACAAGCTTCAGGCACACAGACTGTCCCTGGGATTGCAGTGTACTCAACAAATATTAGAatcatcattttgttttgtcctcGATAAAAGGGAACAAATGGAGCTCAGGGAGAGTTTAAAACGATCCCAAATATTAGCCAAATATTAGCAAAACATTTATATCACGCAGGATTTTGTGCAGCGGCGTAAACTCACAGAACTAAAGTTGACACAAGTTCGAGCAAGACATTTCACCATTATGTGCCCtcttgtctctttttttaatcattatggtgttttttttctttcttttaaaactcTTATCACGACTGCCTTGTTTGTATTTTCCGAGTACTTGACTTCTATTCAAGTGTCAAAATCAGAGACCCGAATCACGGTAGCATTCGACTCAGAGAGATGACTCATTCTCTATTGTTCCCAGAGCACGAATCGTATTTTTGTGTCATTCTGTAAAGCAAAGTGGTTTGAGGGCCATCAAACGTGTGAATCATATACTCCAACTCTTATTCAGCTAGTCTAAAGGATGACACTCATCGTTTCTGCTCGTCTCTGGTTGCTCCTCTGTTTTCCACTGAATTCACAGCTTCAGCTGACATACCGCACTCCTTTCTAAGGACGTTAATAAGGTGCGTAGCTCGGAGGGGACCGTAAGTGCCAAGCCTTCTAATGCCCCGAGATGGGTACGGTATGAATAGCTGGTGGAACGCCCATgtgtttaaagattaaaatgaattatttaagtGAATCTCAGTGGAGCTGCTGCTTTAATGTGGTTTCTTCTGATCATTCCGCACCATTTGAAGTCCATTCGGATGATTATGGGCCGGAAGAAGCTATAGGAaattaacataattaaaaattacAGTCCACTATTTCTCTTCCTCAGAGCAGAGaatgtataaacatttttattattatatataaatgttattatggGGGCAcagaggcttagtggttagcacgttttgcctcacacctccaggattgggggttcgattcctggctcagccttgtgtgtgtgtggagtttgcatgttctccccgtgcctcgggggtttcctccgggtactccggtttcctcccccggcccaaagacatgcatggtaggttgattggtatctctggaaaattgtccgtagtgtgtgtgtgtgtgagtgaatgagagagtgtgtgtgtgccctgtgatgggttggcactccgtccagggtgtatcctgcctcgatgcccgatgacgcctgagataggcacaggctccccgtgacccgagaagttcggataagcggtagaaaatgaatgaatgaatattattatttacaaaataaatgatgaGAATGAGAGGAATGGAGGACAAAAAAACCTTTATATTGAATGTTTGGATGTAAAGTTTCATTTGAAATGATGCCCTTTAATCTGTAGTTCGTTACATGCTTTTTGTCATCCAGTGTCCATGGTGACATCAATCTCCTTGGAAATTTGGTCTCCTCATCTCGCGGGCACCGGTGGCCCTGGAGATCATGGAGCTTCACCCCTATGGAGAAGAGCTGTGAATCGATCAGGCCTCGTCTCATCTGGAGTCTAATGTGCGGAGGCAGCATAAAGAATGAAGTTGCTCCTTTGACTGACGTGCTAATAAGTAGCCTTGACATCCCAGTCTCATTTCCCAGCATCCACGCGCTCGACAGAGAGCTGTTGACCCCAGCAGGATGTAGATGCACTGACAAAGCCAAATCCACAGAGGGACAAATTTAGATATGAACGCTCGAGCGTGATGCAGAGACATCAGAGCAGGAAAACAAGTACACGAAGGGCTCAGCGTCATCGCACACAGACGAGAGGAAGACCACGTTTCGTCGAAAAACACAAGAAGCGTCCCGTGCATATAAGTATTGGCGCCCTTCAAGAAAAACCTAATAACAGGAGAAGATATTTTGTTTTACTGAAACACCGTAGTTGATGTTTCACAGAAAAGCATGAGATGTGTACAATAATTTAGCCCGAAAGGCAATTATCCTGAGCAAATTCTGTTTGCTcgataattattggcacccttcactCAATCGTAGATAATGTCAGTTTTATTTAgactcataataataaaaacatgagaAGGgaacaaaaatcaaatcaaataattcaGACTAAACAGGAATGATCCTGAACAACTGCACCGAGACATTCTGTACGTTCTGTGATGATGATTGGCACCCTTCAtgaagattaataataataataataataataataataataataataataataatagatgttATACTGACTATATATAGGATATAGACGCTTCATAGAAAAGCAATGTGAAATAATTTAGTCTGAATAGAAATTGTCCTAAAACAAGTGCACCCTCACATGCTGTTCAAATCCATAATTATCGGCACCCTTCATGAACACTCAATAATAAGTGGTCATTATGTTTTACTAATTTATTTTCAGTGAAGCTTCTCTCAGTGACCATCACAGCACTGAACCTCCTCCTGTGATGTTTAACAAGgtttgagacacacacacgcactcggtATATCCTAAAGGTTCAGATGGTTCAATACAAAACATTGATTTTTGTGTCTCACAATCATTCTCTGTGTTGAATTGGAAGTATCACCGGGATCCTTATCTTGTCGAGACGAATGCATGACCAAGCTGTAGTCTACTGACAGAATCAGGTGAAATTTAGCATGAAATTCCAGGATTTAACAGATTTCATGATGTTATTAATCTTGTTCCTGATGCACCAGCCACAAATCTGCATTAGTATTCGTTGTGTTTAGGAAAATCCTGTCCTGACCTCTGGAATGTCTCACCAAAGCCTCAGAGATTGTTATTTTGTTCTCCTGGACACTTATATGgctagaaaaaaataacaaaaactttCTCTTAACTCAAACTCTTTGcattaggatttttttattgGCATAGAAGTGAGTCGAAAATAATTTCCAATTCTTGCAATTCTCATTTTCCCCTCGGCGTTCATTCGCTCTCTCGTGTGTCTGAATTCTTAGGGACTTTTGTGGGCGTCGCTAACTGCAAATAAGCTGTGACTGGAATTGTGACGTATGAACTTATGCACGTAACCTGCTTCAACATATGCATGCGTGTATAAAGAAAAatcaatgtgtgtttgtgatggtgtgtgcgcgtgtgtgtattcAACAGTCTAATAGtgagacacacacgcgcacgcgcacacacacacgtgttgaTGCATGCGTGTATGAAGAAAAatcaatgtgtgtttgtgattatgtgcgtgtgtgtgtgcgtgcatgcgtgtgttcAACAGTCGAATAGtaaagtgagacacacacacgtgttgaTGCATGCGTGTATAAAGAaaaatcaatgtgtgtgtgtgtgtgtgtgtgtgtgtgtgtgtgtgtgtgtgtgtgtgtgtgtgtgtgcgtgcgtgcatgcatgtgttCAACAGTCTAATAGTAAAGcgagacacacaaacacgtgttGATGCATGAAGAataatcattgtgtgtgtgtgtgtgtgtgtgtgtgtgtgtgtgtgtgtgtgtgtgtgtgtgtgtgtgtgtgtgtgtgcgtgcatgcgtgtgtgtgttcaacagTCTTATAGTAAagcgagacacacacacacgtgttgaTGCATGAAGAaaaatcaatgtgtgtgtgtgtgtgtgtgtgtgtgtgtgtgtgtgtgtgtgtgtgtgtgtgtgtgtgtgtgtgtgcgtgcatgcgtgtgtgtgttcaacagTCTTATAGTAAAGCGAGACACACAGTAGCTTGTCTGGTTTTGTTGCCAGTCCCGAGTCTGTGCGCAAAGTTTTCATTAAACACTTCTCCGTCATGGTTACTCCCCCAGGGCTGTGACAATCTGCACAAAtcatcatttttcatttctagCGGAAGCTCTAATAAGCTTGTAATGAAAGTTTCATGACGGCTTGCCTTGGAAAGTATAGAGGTGAATATGAATATTCATGCTGATTGAATATTGATGCTCTGaaattgaccttttttttattcacaccaTTTACATGGATGTTggttggaaataaaaaaaatgtactaatTAGGAGTGCGACTAGTAAatcatatttatcatttattatttattaaatttcatCAGATTTTTAAGCATTATCAGGATGCTATATCGAAAAGTCTCAGTATATTACCTTCAGGGTTACAGTTCTTCCGTTCTTCTTGTCCTTTAAACTTTTAGCAAGCTCTTCATCAGTGAACTGAGCTGCTGTATGGAATTGAcagaaaatgtctttaaatgtctCTAGTAATGGAAGATGGATTAAAAAATCATTCTTTTTTGCAAATATTaagaacagcagatatgttaatccctcttcactgcttctctctttctacccatcccgaggcatccagaaactgtaccagctccgatcgtcttccgtgcgatgaagatttcggacctccactgagatgaggccgactcggAGAATCCTGAGGCAACTAGAGATCTATCAGCTCCAGTTGAACTCCAtatgatcttttgcatcaatacaacatttgtttgactgtatatttataatcacaccctccagtgtcacccatatgaggatgaggttcccctttgagtctggttcctctcaaggtttcttttttaCCGTCTAAGGGGATaaatacacattgtgaactactctctcactcactcactcactcactcactcactcactcactcactcactcactcactcactcactcactcactcattttctaccgcttatccgaactacctcgagtcacagGGAGCcagtgcctatctcaggtgtcatcgggcatcgaggcaggatacacactggacggagtgccaacccatcacagggcacacacactctcattcactcacacactcacacactacggacaattttccagagatgccaatcaacctaccatgcatgtctttggac
The Tachysurus fulvidraco isolate hzauxx_2018 chromosome 7, HZAU_PFXX_2.0, whole genome shotgun sequence DNA segment above includes these coding regions:
- the sdhaf3 gene encoding succinate dehydrogenase assembly factor 3, mitochondrial, translated to MSSPAHVSRVRALYKRILMLHRFMPIDLRVLGDQYVKDEFRRHKSAAPEQVQCFMKEWEDYKDTLQTQVLEAAGSKKMEFGAELSERHLRDFQEEQIGQLYELMLESTKPTRQFDIQEDGPPK